In one window of Clarias gariepinus isolate MV-2021 ecotype Netherlands chromosome 10, CGAR_prim_01v2, whole genome shotgun sequence DNA:
- the LOC128531342 gene encoding uncharacterized protein LOC128531342 isoform X2, protein MTLIWKFILIFSTIYSAQSVDFQKPSFLSLRPGEHVTLHCPFGDTRQAESVVWYKLVLGEMPQKVGERLAYKEYQIFPEFKPSRFTIDTTDNSFSLTIPHIQKEHGGLYYCEKCNIDDVALSNGTFLAVTDDKSVKVSVYQSGGLDSVPAGASVTLQCSVLSESRAAELQVLWFRAAPPQSHPQIIYTHHNSSHQCESGSSTHTCVYNFSKNILSLSDTGTYYCAVAACGKIIFGNGTRVQLENFPELVRPLGPEVIYHGIVVAVCVVVIFIQAFIICKIKSCEQSTGESVSYRNANFFFPLKSQNLLIFCMTR, encoded by the exons ATGACTCTAATCtggaaatttattttaatcttcaGCACGATAT ATTCAGCACAATCCGTGGATTTTCAAAAACCATCATTTCTTTCGTTGAGACCTGGAGAACATGTTACTCTTCACTGCCCGTTTGGGGATACTCGTCAGGCTGAAAGTGTTGTCTGGTACAAACTTGTGCTGGGAGAAATGCCTCAAAAGGTTGGAGAAAGATTAGCATATAAGGAATACCAAATTTTTCCTGAGTTCAAGCCATCAAGATTTACAATAGACACGACTGATAATAGCTTTTCTCTGACAATTCCACATATACAAAAAGAACATGGAGGACTTTACTACTGTGAAAAATGTAACATAGATGATGTTGCATTATCAAATGGAACTTTCTTAGCTGTAACAG ATGACAAAAGTGTAAAGGTGTCAGTGTACCAGAGCGGCGGGTTGGACTCGGTTCCTGCAGGAGCGTCAGTGACTCTGCAGTGCTCGGTTCTCTCTGAGAGCAGAGCAGCAGAACTCCAAgtgctctggttcagagctGCTCCACCACAATCCCATCCTCAAAtcatttacactcatcacaACAGCAGCCATCAGTGTGAGAGCGGCTCTtctacacacacctgtgtgtacAACTTCTCCAAGAACATCCTCAGCCTCAGTGATACTGGGACTTACTACTGCGCTGTGGCCGCGTGTGGGAAGATCATTTTTGGGAACGGGACACGAGTACAACTGGAGAACTTTCCAGAACTAG TAAGACCTTTAGGTCCTGAAGTGATCTACCATGGAATAGTAGTGGCAGTTTGTGTCGTTGTGATCTTCATTCAGGCTTTtataatctgtaaaataaagagTTGTGAACAATCCACAGGTGAGTCTGTCTCATACAGaaatgcaaacttttttttccctctaaagTCACaaaatttgttaatattttgtatgacACGATAA
- the LOC128531342 gene encoding uncharacterized protein LOC128531342 isoform X1, giving the protein MTLIWKFILIFSTIYSAQSVDFQKPSFLSLRPGEHVTLHCPFGDTRQAESVVWYKLVLGEMPQKVGERLAYKEYQIFPEFKPSRFTIDTTDNSFSLTIPHIQKEHGGLYYCEKCNIDDVALSNGTFLAVTADDKSVKVSVYQSGGLDSVPAGASVTLQCSVLSESRAAELQVLWFRAAPPQSHPQIIYTHHNSSHQCESGSSTHTCVYNFSKNILSLSDTGTYYCAVAACGKIIFGNGTRVQLENFPELVRPLGPEVIYHGIVVAVCVVVIFIQAFIICKIKSCEQSTGESVSYRNANFFFPLKSQNLLIFCMTR; this is encoded by the exons ATGACTCTAATCtggaaatttattttaatcttcaGCACGATAT ATTCAGCACAATCCGTGGATTTTCAAAAACCATCATTTCTTTCGTTGAGACCTGGAGAACATGTTACTCTTCACTGCCCGTTTGGGGATACTCGTCAGGCTGAAAGTGTTGTCTGGTACAAACTTGTGCTGGGAGAAATGCCTCAAAAGGTTGGAGAAAGATTAGCATATAAGGAATACCAAATTTTTCCTGAGTTCAAGCCATCAAGATTTACAATAGACACGACTGATAATAGCTTTTCTCTGACAATTCCACATATACAAAAAGAACATGGAGGACTTTACTACTGTGAAAAATGTAACATAGATGATGTTGCATTATCAAATGGAACTTTCTTAGCTGTAACAG CAGATGACAAAAGTGTAAAGGTGTCAGTGTACCAGAGCGGCGGGTTGGACTCGGTTCCTGCAGGAGCGTCAGTGACTCTGCAGTGCTCGGTTCTCTCTGAGAGCAGAGCAGCAGAACTCCAAgtgctctggttcagagctGCTCCACCACAATCCCATCCTCAAAtcatttacactcatcacaACAGCAGCCATCAGTGTGAGAGCGGCTCTtctacacacacctgtgtgtacAACTTCTCCAAGAACATCCTCAGCCTCAGTGATACTGGGACTTACTACTGCGCTGTGGCCGCGTGTGGGAAGATCATTTTTGGGAACGGGACACGAGTACAACTGGAGAACTTTCCAGAACTAG TAAGACCTTTAGGTCCTGAAGTGATCTACCATGGAATAGTAGTGGCAGTTTGTGTCGTTGTGATCTTCATTCAGGCTTTtataatctgtaaaataaagagTTGTGAACAATCCACAGGTGAGTCTGTCTCATACAGaaatgcaaacttttttttccctctaaagTCACaaaatttgttaatattttgtatgacACGATAA
- the LOC128531347 gene encoding uncharacterized protein LOC128531347, which translates to MMGLVWITVMLFNEIDSEQIIDIHQPNPTITADVGDNVTLRCFRLRVQYSGAIVWYKQKIGHEPSLMLTDEQLSDKFTSPRFGIEKNKNSSHLKIANVQLSDEAMYYCGFVIFTITYGKGTFLSVKGKPDLSVSVSQSSVLDSVPAGASVTLQCSVLSESRAAELQVLWFRAAPPQSHPQIIYTHHNSSHQCDSTHTCVYNFSKNILSLNDTGTYYCAVAACGKIVFGNGTRVQLEGPVDSVVMCLAVALGVCVVIIFALTFVITCKKRNNVKRKQGSITNKSLNQNCNNEELNYSALHFNKNKGKGRRVKKHQPQDTVYSDVQYTCVT; encoded by the exons ATGATGGGACTGGTGTGGATTACAGTGATGCTGTTCAATGAAATAG ATTCTGAACAGATAATTGACATCCATCAACCAAATCCAACAATAACTGCTGATGTTGGTGATAATGTGACTCTGCGCTGCTTTCGATTGCGAGTGCAATACTCCGGAGCTATTGTTTGGTATAAGCAAAAAATAGGACATGAGCCTTCTTTAATGCTCACAGATGAACAGTTATCTGATAAGTTCACATCCCCGAGATTCGGcattgagaaaaacaaaaatagctcacatttaaaaattgctAATGTGCAACTATCAGATGAAGCCATGTACTACTGTGGATttgtaatatttacaattacgTATGGAAAAGGAACATTTTTATCCGTGAAAG GTAAACCAGACTTGAGTGTCTCAGTATCACAGAGCAGTGTGTTGGACTCGGTTCCTGCAGGAGCGTCAGTGACTCTGCAGTGCTCGGTTCTCTCTGAGAGCAGAGCAGCAGAACTCCAAgtgctctggttcagagctGCTCCACCACAATCCCATCCTCAAAtcatttacactcatcacaACAGCAGCCATCAGTGTGATtctacacacacctgtgtgtacAACTTCTCCAAGAACATCCTCAGCCTCAATGATACTGGGACTTACTACTGCGCTGTGGCCGCGTGCGGGAAGATTGTTTTTGGGAACGGAACACGAGTACAACTGG AGGGACCAGTGGATTCGGTAGTGATGTGCCTTGCTGTAGctttaggagtgtgtgtggttataATCTTTGCTTTGACATTTGTCATAAcctgtaaaaaaagaaacaatg TGAAACGTAAACAAGGTTCCATAACAAACAAGAGCCTTAATCAG AACTGTAACAATGAGGAGCTGAATTACTCGGcattgcattttaataaaaacaaaggaaaaggaAGAAGAGTAAAGAAACACCAACCTCAAGATACTGTATACTCTGATGTGCAATATACTTGTGTAACTTAG
- the LOC128531341 gene encoding uncharacterized protein LOC128531341: protein MQYTHFKILMLMWIKIVVLNKIACLQMKVVHQPNPVMTAKVGDNVTLRCFLMGEQNTDPTVWYKQVGGQEPSLVAVVQKVQDPIYKDEFNSSRFRFEKGSNSCHLKIINVKASDEAMYYCGLITFYTVFAKGTFLSVKGDGDVKVSVSQSGVLDSVPAGASVTLQCSVLSESRAAELQVLWFRAAPPQSHPQIIYTHHNSSHQCESGSSKHTCVYNFSKNIFSHNDTGTYYCAVAVCGKIIFGNGTQVHLENVAVNFVEICLGTALVMCVILISVQAVLLYKRKNSNQYRKESQYGSVINTEKRNTQVCVHLCRKCLFF, encoded by the exons ATGCAGTACACACACTTCAAAATCCTAATGCTGATGTGGATTAAAATTGTGGTGTTAAATAAAATTG CTTGCCTACAGATGAAAGTCGTCCATCAGCCAAACCCGGTGATGACCGCTAAAGTTGGTGATAATGTGACTCTACGCTGCTTTCTGATGGGAGAACAAAACACTGATCCCACAGTTTGGTACAAGCAAGTAGGAGGACAAGAGCCTTCTTTAGTGGCTGTGGTACAGAAAGTACAGGATCCTATTTACAAAGATGAGTTCAACTCTTCAAGGTTCAGATTCGAGAAAGGAAGCAACAgctgtcatttaaaaataataaacgtaAAAGCATCAGATGAGGCCATGTATTACTGTGGCTTGATTACGTTTTACACCGTCTTCGCAAAAGGAACATTTTTATCAGTGAAAG GTGATGGAGATGTAAAAGTGTCAGTATCACAGAGCGGTGTGTTGGACTCAGTTCCTGCAGGAGCGTCAGTGACTCTGCAGTGCTCGGTTCTCTCTGAGAGCAGAGCAGCAGAACTCCAAgtgctctggttcagagctGCTCCACCACAATCCCATCCTCAAAtcatttacactcatcacaACAGCAGCCATCAGTGTGAGAGCGGCTCTTCTAAACACACCTGTGTCTACAACTTCTCCAAGAACATCTTCAGTCACAATGATACTGGGACTTACTACTGCGCTGTGGCCGTGTGTGGGAAGATCATTTTTGGAAACGGGACACAAGTACATCTGGAGAATGTTG CTGTAAATTTTGTAGAGATCTGCCTGGGAACAGCGTTGGTTATGTGTGTGATTTTGATCTCTGTTCAAGctgttttactgtataaaaggaaaaatagtAACCAGTACAGAA aggaaTCTCAGTATGGTTCTGTGATAAACACTGAGAAGAGGAACACTCAGGTATGTGTTCACTTGTGCAGGAAATGTTTATTCTTCTGA
- the LOC128531342 gene encoding uncharacterized protein LOC128531342 isoform X3, protein MTLIWKFILIFSTIYSAQSVDFQKPSFLSLRPGEHVTLHCPFGDTRQAESVVWYKLVLGEMPQKVGERLAYKEYQIFPEFKPSRFTIDTTDNSFSLTIPHIQKEHGGLYYCEKCNIDDVALSNGTFLAVTADDKSVKVSVYQSGGLDSVPAGASVTLQCSVLSESRAAELQVLWFRAAPPQSHPQIIYTHHNSSHQCESGSSTHTCVYNFSKNILSLSDTGTYYCAVAACGKIIFGNGTRVQLENFPELVRPLGPEVIYHGIVVAVCVVVIFIQAFIICKIKSCEQSTVKSHQDSVVETAPNLVIDLN, encoded by the exons ATGACTCTAATCtggaaatttattttaatcttcaGCACGATAT ATTCAGCACAATCCGTGGATTTTCAAAAACCATCATTTCTTTCGTTGAGACCTGGAGAACATGTTACTCTTCACTGCCCGTTTGGGGATACTCGTCAGGCTGAAAGTGTTGTCTGGTACAAACTTGTGCTGGGAGAAATGCCTCAAAAGGTTGGAGAAAGATTAGCATATAAGGAATACCAAATTTTTCCTGAGTTCAAGCCATCAAGATTTACAATAGACACGACTGATAATAGCTTTTCTCTGACAATTCCACATATACAAAAAGAACATGGAGGACTTTACTACTGTGAAAAATGTAACATAGATGATGTTGCATTATCAAATGGAACTTTCTTAGCTGTAACAG CAGATGACAAAAGTGTAAAGGTGTCAGTGTACCAGAGCGGCGGGTTGGACTCGGTTCCTGCAGGAGCGTCAGTGACTCTGCAGTGCTCGGTTCTCTCTGAGAGCAGAGCAGCAGAACTCCAAgtgctctggttcagagctGCTCCACCACAATCCCATCCTCAAAtcatttacactcatcacaACAGCAGCCATCAGTGTGAGAGCGGCTCTtctacacacacctgtgtgtacAACTTCTCCAAGAACATCCTCAGCCTCAGTGATACTGGGACTTACTACTGCGCTGTGGCCGCGTGTGGGAAGATCATTTTTGGGAACGGGACACGAGTACAACTGGAGAACTTTCCAGAACTAG TAAGACCTTTAGGTCCTGAAGTGATCTACCATGGAATAGTAGTGGCAGTTTGTGTCGTTGTGATCTTCATTCAGGCTTTtataatctgtaaaataaagagTTGTGAACAATCCACAG tgAAATCTCACCAAGACTCAGTGGTAGAGACAGCACCTAATCTGGTAATCGATCTTAATTAA